The Amphiura filiformis chromosome 8, Afil_fr2py, whole genome shotgun sequence genomic sequence AAACTGAAACCTGTTGTAGCATTTGGTACCAAGAAATGAATGGTAAACCTGGCTTATGTTCAAGTTTTGTATTATTCTCACTCCTGCTGTGCCTGTCATTTGGCAATTATTAGTATACAAGTGTTAGTTTTCAAAACTATTTGCATGCAAGTTTGAATTGAAAGAAGGAAATCATGTGATACACCCATAGGAGCCCAGGTTACGGAGATCAGATATTTAGGAAGATAAAATgtgtgaaagaaaataaatttgttttaagTTTTGCTTTAATATATAAGTTTTTTAATTAGTATTATTTCAAACCTTGATGTCAAAAATAGTGTGATGCATACAAACAATACAATAAATGTACTACAATAAATGAGCTGTTGATTGATTTTTAtgccatacatgtatataatgtaATTCAATTCAGTTACATGTTCATCAGATAATGTGCATGCTTtatatatgtgaccagatctgatccaagtcagcaataatgaaacttgagttataggcaaaaagtgaggagtaaaaacaaaagaaaatggacatatcaaaggttcataactttgtagTCAAGTATTCAAGACACCATATAGGATGCAACATAAGTGTGGGTGCTGATCAACTTAGTATATCTCAATTTGAAAATGTCCTACTTTGGCCTGAGTAGATCAGATCGGATCACATTTGATGTAAGAATACATGTCCAATACAACAAGAATGGTTGTTGCTATATAAGTAGGGTAAATTGAGGCATATAGCCCCTGAAGCTTGGAACCCACTGATATGAAATTGTAGGTCCACAAACTCACTGCTAGTACAAATTTCATTCCATCTGCAATTTGTAGTCCAGGACCTTTTCCATATAAACCAAGAAAGTGGTTTGAGGATATTTTGccacagactttttattagaaaatgtaaCAGATTTTCTTTGGTCCTAGACAGATCTCTGCAAATCCCTTAAAGAGTAAGCcatgccagagcagttcttctggggtgatccAAACCTGCCtgtttatcaaattaatcagtgacaatggtatctctgaatttgaaggtgctaattgatgtttaatgttattgaatCAATTATCACCtgttaaattcagagataaccttgtcactgattaatttgataaccaggcaggttaggtttaccccagaagaactgctctgatggggcttcctctttaaagtaAACTGTAAACAAGCACCTAACATTACTGCATAAATAAAATATAGGCATAAATATAATACATCTTAAGCTTATTACAACTTTGGTTTCATCTGTGCAAATACTAAATGCTTTGTTTAATTCAATCTTACATTCAAACTATGTCATGATATTGCACTAATATTATGGATTATGTCAAAACTACTTATGTACATGTTAAACCAAAGAACTTTTAACACCGGGAGAACTCAGGACTTTGTATTAAAAATGGCCCCATATACAAACATAAGCGCCAATCTGGCTTAAAATGTGGGTGGAAAAATCGGCTTGATGTCAAAAAGTGACGACCATGTATACAAAACTGAAGCTGTTTGGGGAAAACCAGGGAATGGAAAATCTGCAATTAGATTGTCACTTCTCACTCAGGGACAAAAATCATGTATCAGAAACATTTTGTTGAATTATCTGATATTATTGGCCTATATTGGATTATTATGCATTGGGATTAAAATAGTGTTATGAAATCGTAGTGAATATCCTGCTTgttacaccccatggaagacataaccttaatcttccacacaggggttgtgaatttcaaatagggttacctgaatgggtgactctatttgaaattttcacctctgtgtgggagattttagGTAATGTCtttcattgggggtgtatggcTATCAACTTCAATAGCCCATTATTATTTTCCTGTCCATTAGTGGTATGAAAGCTTATGAAAAAATGGCCAAGTCCCGAGTTCTACCAGTACCAATAAAACCCTTTTGTTTTACCAACTGGCATATACTAGAgctaaaaagtaaaataaaccGGTAACAACTGACCAGCAGAGGTACCTTTTCTAAACTAGAGTAATACTGTTGAAATTATAACATGCAACATTTGCAACCAGCACACTGTGTAGTATGCATACAAGCATAATGTAATGTTTCCTGGAACTGGCTTATCTGGTCTGTAGTAATGGTTGTGatctgtttttgaaaaatggggtgGGGAGAAAATTGTCATAGATTGGACTATGTTGACTTGTTGGGCATTTCAGATCCAGCTGAATTTCATAGGTCAAACCAATTAATAAAACCATTTATAAGgcccatgtcacttggggataaCACGGTAAATCGCCCAAAACCGACAATTGCTGTAAATTGCTGGAAATTATGCTAAATTGTGACCGATCACTATGAATCatgttacattttgataaatcacagcaaactgaggtaaattttacaaaattgtttcaaatttttgtCAAACGGCTAAAATCCAAAAAATCTGCTAAGAAAGCTTAAAATCTGCAAAATGGCGATAAATTTAGCAAAACTAATGTGCGATTTACCACGTtttcccatgtgacatggggccttttATAACTACATTTTTTGGACAAAACCAATCAATAAGCCTctaaaatattgatataaaatctgCATGGCAGATTGTTTGAATACTGTAGTGTTTTAGAGAGGAGTTGAAAACAGAAAGTTTTATCCAGTAAACACAACGCATTTTGGTATTGGtcaaaacattaataacatttaaatgtcgggttatataaaggtcattcaaacgttttatatgaaaacaaaacactacattaacattttgaacatgtgttcaaaaatgttattgaaaatcaaTTTGTGGCAAacagttttgcaaaatattttgtcaacatttaaataacattttgttagaatgttttgcagcaagtttttgaagattatttaaatgtttataccatttattataccctttatataacccggtatttaaacatttcttgtaaaacgttttgtgtttgctgagtaaaGAGTTGGATAAAATGATTAATGGTCTGTATTACCTTAAAGCAACATTGTGAGATTTGTTTATGATGATAACATCAATTGTTTCCAAACTGATGTTACAATCATTCATGAAGTGCATTGAATTGTCCTAAAATACCATGTTAATAAATAAGCCTGggtacattaagggggtactacacccttgccaaatcttgtgcctatttttgcatttttctcaaaaattatagcacattgggaacaagtaagatatgtatattataggggcaaggactacaactactgcactagaaattttatttcagcacagacaacagttttggagttacagtcaaaaatgagggaaaccagtatttgatcaataaatcaataactacttgcttagAGTTGCTGAATtctcagtacagtagttgtagtccttgcccctaaaatatacatatcttacttgtcaccaacgtgctataatttttgagaaaattgcaaaaataggcacaaaattggacaggggtgtagtacccccttaattgccaCAAAATCCAGGGTTTGTATTTTACCTCTGAAATCTAGAagtaaatttcacaatttttacagCCTTGCATAATAAGCTCTGCTCAACTTGTGCAGCAGTTTGCTTTCACATTACCTCATTAAATTTGCTTAAAATCAAATATCTACATATAAATATATAGAAAGTATGTAATCAATCATGGTGACCCAAGGAATGCAGCTCTTTATAGGTACAGTACCCTTATCAGCCTACattagaatgaacctttgcagccaggatcagctccctgagtttttaTGTGGATAAACCAAGACAATTATTTTTCTCTTGTAATGTTTTTGAGCAAACATATATATATTTCTGCCCACCCAATATAGACAACACAttgattttgtatatttgtataagATTGATAAATTGGGGTACCAAGGTGATGACATGGGGCGCCCATTGCAAGGCAATTGCGTACCGTCTCAATTCCAGCTCTCCTCAAATTACTAAATTTGAAATTACCCCTCCATCATAAATTCATCCTtttcacaaacaaacaaacatctaccCTGCACTAAaagtcagtggcggcgccacagggAGGGGGGCATGGGTGAATGCCCTCCCAGTCCGAACTCTTGCCTCCCCCTgtttccctcccccccccccctaacgtaacaacccaaaattgtgaaaatttccactttttgtgacaattttgctcaaaatttgttCGATTTGCCCCCTGTAGTTCACTTTTCCCCCCTCCCCATGCCCCCACCCCCCgccaaaaaaatcctggcgcctcCACTGCTAATAGTCCTGACTGGTGATATTTTCAATGAGTTTATCCCAATGGTTCTGTGCCATTTGTCCATCACAGCATTGTGAGTATGTTAGATGGGATATCGTTGTCGGTGGAGTACAAGCCCGAAGCATTATGGGAATGATGTATCCACTACTGCGGAATTGTGATTCAGTCACTGCTTGCACTAATTCATAGCTGTTGAAATATAAAAACAGAACAAAGGTTAAATCATTAGTATGGTAGTATTTGAGTGAATATTATATGGTTTTGAGTTTAGCAAAATGTTGAGAAATCATAATGATATGACGTGGTAAAAGAAATTAGTTTTAATTTCAACATTCTGCCAGCAGCCCCTGCTAGTAGCAAAACATTCCAGGTGACAACAAATTTGTCTATtaatttgtatattatattattatttgttgTCATATTTAACTATTCATTTCCTCACACAGGGTGAAACAAAAAcaagtatatttatatttttaagtaTATTTAGGGTTTACTAGATGTGAGGCTTTCACATTTGCCATTGTCAAATTTCAGTAATGTAAGAAGTGAAAGTGCCATGCCTTTACTTCTTAATTATTCCAAAGTAtaccttttttgaaggaaaaaaagggTCAATGaatcaaaaaataaacacatatTTGGGGGAAGTTAAccgttttggagaaaatcacatgTTGTTTGGCCCACTTTTGGGAACGAACTGTAAAAAATGCTTTTTGCGTCTTGTTCATAATCTTAAGACTCCATTTTAGGGGATTGACCCCATTTTTGGATATTGGCTTTTGAATATCgaccaaataggcaaatttttaacaaaaagacttttaatttaaaaaaattatattttaagcTTTTTATATCTTGGTAAATAATTCCAAAATtaaggccaataaaaaaaatgggaaaaaaataaaagttgttaggAAACAACTGAAGTCAAATTTTGAACAAGTATTTACTTGTTtacaatttgtttaaaaacagGTTCAAAATTAttgatttgaccccaaatctgtgttcatTTTTAGATTCCTTGAAactttttcttttgaaaaatttttGGGCACTTTTTTATTTCTGCTTTCTGAGACTTGACGGGTAAAatgccaaatttttttaaatttttatagtttaaggtgtttttttaaatgccaaaaagtttttaatttttaaggTGCAAATTAGTACTGATTGTTACTTTAAGCCTGAGGAACTGCAATTCTCATGTTAGCTTTGTTGTTTTTGGCAAGTGTATATTTCCGTATAAAACACTGTCATCTTTATAATGGGAACATGCACaataaaataatgcttgaatgCATTCTGTCTATAGAATTTATATGCATTGTTTCAAGTTTCAagcaatattttattattaaaatgtgaAACTTAGATTCAATGTGCTGTATGTAAACTATGGGTAGTGGTGACTTCCATATGGTTGAGATGCAAAATGAGTTATTGGTCATGTAAAGTCATCAGTCTATAATGTTAACATTTGGCATTTATGTATCATTCCTGTCATCAATACCTATCAGTAAAATTTGATTATATAAGTCATGGTTAAACAGTATAAAACATCGCGGGTCGATTTTCTGAAAATTGGACTTTTTATTTAACTAAATTATGATTTTTGCtcactacgctcgcaaattgtgatatttttggacttttttttcaTACTTTGGGAAAAAAATTAGGGATTATTATGTTTGTTTGATAGGAAAGTTATTCTGGAGTACGAGTAGGtactttaacatgttttacaAATTAACTCACATATTTTATTATGTAGAAACAGGGTGTGTCGACTGATTTGTCAAAGAGCCATTCATACTCCCAGTGTAtatttcttagcaaataaaataacGTGCTTAACTAAAGTTGCTTTACTTCTAATTACGAGATTTAAAATcccaattttgaaattgaaatggtAACCCCTAATTTCGTACAATGATATCGGTTAAGTTGTCAAAAGCCAATCTGGCTGGGATATCTTTGCCGAGGTGGAGGTGCCATATAGTTGTGTAAACACATACATAGGCCTAACTATACAAGTTACTCTGAATACGGGAAAATTAATTTATGGGGACATGTGTGGTCTATAGCGGTAGAACACAGGCCTGATGATCGTgagattgtgggttcgagccccactgTGGCCATGCGATATACGTGTTGTGCCCTTGATTAAGGTGCTTTACCTCAAGTACTCCTCTCTACCCACAGTACccagtgtataaatgggtactagCACTCTTCAATGCTggtggaccccccccccccacacacacacacacccccacccacacattaCATGCATTGAATTAGAGTCTAGCTCAATTGCCaacgaaagagagatgggtaCTCCGTTCATTTACCTGTTATGGCTTTAAGTCAAATTATGCTTTAGGTGAAGCAAACCATCTAAAAAACCTTTTTAATCACACGTACTCTACTCATCTCCCTTTAAGATTGTTTAATGTACCATTAACGTTAAGGGGAATCCCCGGAGTTATTTTTAATTGTTCATGTTTAATGTTCACAAATAGCATCTGACCATTTCCAGCGAAACATACAGTCATTTATTCAATAAGTCACGGTTTCAAGGCTCTTTTTACAAGTGTTTTATTCAGATATGAGGCTTCTGTTTGCATTTACGTGTAAATTATAAACATAGGCTAGCCAGTTTTTGAACAATGATTAGTTTGTGTTAATCAATGCTCTGCAAACCCAAGAGGTGCCCCCCCCATTAGCTCCCATTATGAAAATGATAAGTGCCTAATACCGATAGACACTTttttgaatctgaaaaagtacccaAAGCTCGGTCTTGATGATCCCCGTTTTATTTTTGCCCCTTCGTTATGTTTAGCAACCCAATGTTAACAGTCTAACCAACGTATATGTATAGCGCCATGTTATAGATCAAATTTTACAATTTAAGGAAACAATAAATGAACATgcaaacaatacaaaataatacaaaaacctCTTTTTAAAATTATATCGTCAAAATACTACAGTGAAAAAACTATACAATTTTCTTGCAAGCAAATTCTTATAGGcgtaaatatattttgaataaatttttATCAGGGTCTTGTTTTCGATCATTTCTACCCAATGGCCACTCATAGCCGTTTTGAGAACTTGCTAGCCAATGACTccctttttcaaatgttttctacCCAATATCCCCCTTTTTGGCGACATTTAATACCGAAAGGTCTTACTCCTTGCATTTCCAAAGACACTGCACTGCACCGTACCAAACTGATTGGTACCCGTCTATTTGAAAGTTTTCCCTCTAAAATGCACATTTaattaaaactacggggtcaaaattcAACCCAAAGAGGTAATTTTGACCCCACAAATTTGACCCCACAAATTTGACCCCGTTACCTGAGTCAACTATGCACCGAATAAAAAAGGGCCGAATTTAACCCCACAACCCTGATCAACTATTTGACCCCAAATTGTGGCTTAACACTATCGGGGTTAAAATGACTATATTAATTATTTATGGGTCAAATCTCCTTTTTTGCAAATAACCCTTTTGTTTAAGGGTCATTTGATTCTAATTTGACCCTAACCCGtacccttaaggttggtcttaactctgaaattatggaaactttcgggcttcataactggtCTAGTTGGtctataaagtatataaaagtatacatatttagaatggcaaagactttttaaattttttttaaattgacccaCGAGTTTTATTTGTTACGTTTAACGAAAAATAAGTCGGccaaaaaatttggattttgggccaaaaatgagcattttgacccaaatttgacctcacagatgaatttatcaagtcgtctttgccattctaaatatgtatacttttatatactttagaccaacaatttagcagttatgaggcccgtatgttatgaggcccgaaagtttggTTATAGTTTacgtaattccagggttaagaccaaacTTAACTAAAACGTACCTTGTCCACGATCTTTGACTCCGAGACATTGTTGCTGCAAGTTCCTCCACGAAGGCAGGTGTTAGAATGACCACACACTTGTGGCTATTCCGGATGGCATTAGTCCGGTTATCAGGCTCGGACACACCTGCTACGAAGTCCCTATGATTGATACAACCTCTTAAACTATGCTTCGATTCTAACTTGTGAAGGAATGCAAACGTCCATCGTCTGTCTCGTTCTGCGTAAGAGATGAAGAAATGGTATCTGTATCTTCTCCCGTTGTCCATATGTTCACGAGGGTTCAATGTAAGATTAGCTGCGAGCTGTGTGGCAATCCGCTGTGATTCAGTACACCAGATGTGTGTTCCAAGCAAAAAACGAACGAAACCAGGCCTTGTAGGTGTGTTATAGAACTCAAAGTCATCCCTGAAGAAATCATCTTCGGAGGTCTGCGGTTCTTGTAATTGCAACTGAAGCTTATttgcttttatttgttgttcaCGCTGGCCTTCTAGCTCGCCTTTTGCACCAAGACAATCAGCCCATCTTCTATGGGTCTCAACAAGATCAAAAAAGTCATCCTGATCATTACTTGTTGCTCGTCTGAATTGAGATATCGCTTTGTCGTGTTCACCCAGAAGAAAATACACGCGACCAAGATCAGAATAATCTGCATGGACCTTTTTGAACTTCTGCGCCTTCTTTAGCCAAACTTCAGCCTCTTTCAGATATTGTCTTTTTGGGTTACCCTCTTCTGATGATTGATCGTACTTAGCTAAGTACATTAATCCGGTATGACGAAATGCAAACCAGGATTCGATGATTGCCAGAGAGCGTTGCAAAAGGACTTCAGCTTCTTTGAATCGTCCAAGTTTAACATATTCAGAACCTACTCGGCGTAATGCGATTGCGTGATTACCGCCGAAGTTGACGCAATATTGGTAACATTCATCCGCGGTAATATCATGTAATCCATGCTCATCATCTGGGAACACATCACTGTAGTTTCTTTCTGAAGGATCGTGATTTAATAAAATACCCAAGAATACCCATGCTAAAGCTTTCATCTCATTGGTGTTACTTATTTGAATAATATCGTACAGTAAATGTGCTGCTTTCACAAAGCCAGCTTTGATCTTTTTATTTAGAGAGATCAAATCGTGATTTTCATCCAAGGCTATTCCGTTTTTGCTCCAGAGCTTTCGTAAATACAGCATCTGGACATCTCGCCTGTAAAGAACAAGAGCAAGATCGAAGAACCATTCCACCCGATGGGGAGTAAGACAACTGCTTCCAATAACACAAGCTCTTTCAATATATTCCATGTAATGAAAACATCGCTTATCCTGTTCAAAATACCGAATGGCATGCGCTCTGTCTGCGTAAGCTCTTGCGCGATGCTCGTAATTCCTGCCTTCAAATATTTCCTCCAGTAGTGCCTGGTATTCGCGAGCAGTTTCATGCGTTTCATTTTCTCTTGCAATAAACAACAAATTTGCCAATGCATTAATATTATTTGGATCATGTTTAAGCACATCTTCAAAAAACTCCTTCGCTTCGTCTTCTTCTTCCAACCTATAAGCGACGTATCCTTGTAAGTTCCTAACAGCAGTATAATACGTCGGTCTGGTATTGTAGTCCCATTCGTCTTTGGCCAGAATCGTTCGTTCTCTTTCCAGAGTATGCCGGCCAATGATGTCCAGTTCTTTCCATTGTAGATGACACCCGAACGCTTCCATGTAGTAATCAAATTGATCAGATTTACTCTTCCGATCGGAACAAAAGGCAGTTGAACAAGCAGCCATGTGAATTTTGTAGAAGGCATCTTGCGGTCGAGACAAAGGGTTGCTTTGATAACGTAAATGACATTTCGACGTTTGCCTTTAGTCCCAAAAATAAAGTGCATCACGGGTTATAAGCGTCGATTCTGATGTTTATGTTCGATGAGAACATTCCGATAATGTTCATGATGGTGactcaaaatgtttaaaatatccaGGAAGCAACGCACTGTAACAAAtcgttaaatattttgcaaatttcctCAGTACGAAAACAAAATAAGTCCTTGGTAAGCATATTATTTGGATTTTACCGGTGGTATATTCCTTACTCCCTACATCTGCAACCGTTATTGGAGTACAAATATAGGTATGAAATTATCACCTGAAACCATGGAAACTGACCAAATTGTCCCAAAAATTCAAATGATCAGCATCGTCCATGTCCCGCGATATGAAACCAAACAGTCAGCGATAATGTAGGGTTCCCGGTTAGTGGCTTACTGGCCTCATCTGtaatgcaaaaataaaaaatcatttttgaaatttaacatggAAACCGAGATACATGCAGTA encodes the following:
- the LOC140158338 gene encoding uncharacterized protein, which translates into the protein MAACSTAFCSDRKSKSDQFDYYMEAFGCHLQWKELDIIGRHTLERERTILAKDEWDYNTRPTYYTAVRNLQGYVAYRLEEEDEAKEFFEDVLKHDPNNINALANLLFIARENETHETAREYQALLEEIFEGRNYEHRARAYADRAHAIRYFEQDKRCFHYMEYIERACVIGSSCLTPHRVEWFFDLALVLYRRDVQMLYLRKLWSKNGIALDENHDLISLNKKIKAGFVKAAHLLYDIIQISNTNEMKALAWVFLGILLNHDPSERNYSDVFPDDEHGLHDITADECYQYCVNFGGNHAIALRRVGSEYVKLGRFKEAEVLLQRSLAIIESWFAFRHTGLMYLAKYDQSSEEGNPKRQYLKEAEVWLKKAQKFKKVHADYSDLGRVYFLLGEHDKAISQFRRATSNDQDDFFDLVETHRRWADCLGAKGELEGQREQQIKANKLQLQLQEPQTSEDDFFRDDFEFYNTPTRPGFVRFLLGTHIWCTESQRIATQLAANLTLNPREHMDNGRRYRYHFFISYAERDRRWTFAFLHKLESKHSLRGCINHRDFVAGVSEPDNRTNAIRNSHKCVVILTPAFVEELAATMSRSQRSWTSYELVQAVTESQFRSSGYIIPIMLRACTPPTTISHLTYSQCCDGQMAQNHWDKLIENITSQDY